The nucleotide sequence ATATTTCTTGCTGGTCGATTGGCTCGGACGGCCGAATCTGTGGGGGGATGCGATCCGTTCGCTGAAGGCACGGCGCCTTCACTGGCTCAGTTTGTACGCGCTGCTGCGCGTGGCCTTGCAAGGGCTGAGTTGGGTATGGTTCTGGGCGTGGGTGGTTCAGGCGGCGCACATGTGGCGGCGGCTCCTCGTCGAAGGTGCGGGATGGTCGTTGTTGGTGCATCCGGCGGTGATCTTTGTTTGCCTCAGCGTTGCCGCGCAGGCTTTCGGCTGGGTGCGGTGGATCGCCTTTCGGGCGAGCCTGGCGCGGCGAATGCGAAACGGGGTTGCGGTAGAGCCGCCTGCACCTTCGTCCTGGGAACGTGAAGGATAACCCGTTGCCGGGGAGTCGTCGGCCCGGCCGAACCAACCGCGGCGGGGCGGGGCTGCGACATCCCGGCAGGGTCGCAAGCCGCGGGACGGCCGGACGTCGGCGGACGGCCGGACACCGTCCGAGGATCGAACATGGTACACGGAGGAGGGGAGGGGCGGCATATGGCGAAAAAGCGCGTCGGCATCATCGGCTCGCCGTTGGAGCGCCACTGCATCTATTTAGCCCGGGAAATCGAAAACCAGGGCGCCCAGGCGGTGGTGCTGAACACGGCTCCGAATATTCCCTTTCCGTTGACCTTGGAGGCGGGCTTGGAGGAGGTCGGCCCGGATCCCGGTTCCGGGGAAAGAGGACGGATGGTTCCTCAAAGTCGGGAGGAGTACGCGGGAATCGACCTGTGGGAGATCGGCGCTTTCTTTTTGCGGGTATTTTTCTTGCCGACGCCGGCGTTCGATCCGGACGTCGAAGCGTTAAAAGAGGGCGGCTATGTCGAATACGTGGCTCAGCGGGAGCGCTATGCCGCTTGGTTGTCTTGGTTAAAATGGCTCTCTGAAACCGACCGGGTGCTGGTCAACCCAGTGGACACGTTGTTGATCCATTTTGCCAAGCCGTTCCAGATCGAGCGGCTCCGCCGGGCGGGAATCCCCGTGCCCCGGACGTTGGTGACGGGTGACGGGGAAACGGTCCGCGCCTTTGCGGCTGAACGCGAGGTGGTCTATAAACCGGTGGCCGGGGGTGCGCTTTGTCGGCGGCTGACCCGGGAGGATTTGAAGCCGGAGCGGCTGGAGCGGTTGGCCGGGGCCCCGGTGCTGTTTCAAGAATACATACCGGGCGAAGACATCCGGGTTTTTGTCCTCGGGGATCGCGTGATCGGGGCGTTCCGGATCGAGGGGGAAGGGCTGGATTACCGCGGCGGTGCGCACCGGGTCGAGGCGGTGGACATCGATAAAGACATCGCCCGGGCGAGCACGGCCGCCTGCCGGGCCCTGGGCCTTTTGTTCAGCGGGGTGGACGTGAAACGCCGGCCGGACGGCTCCTGGGTGATCCTCGAGTGTAACCCCGCTCCGATGTTTGAAGGGTTCGACACCGTGGCTTCGCCCACCATCGTCTCTCAAGTCGCCCGGTATCTGATCGAGGCTGCCCGGGGATAAGGGCCGCCGGCGATCAGGGACGGACGGATGTGCCCGGGGCCGGCGCCGGTGACGGCACCGGGAGCAACCCTCTCGAAAGGAGGTGACAAGTATGGCGAAAAAGCGTCTTTTTATCGAGCAGTTGGAGGAGCGTCAGTCGACCTCGCCCCTGTTCGTCACCCCTGTGGATCCTTCGCTGATCATGACCACCATGATGGTCGGTGAAGAAGGCGGTCCGATTCATCCGCCGATCACCACCCAGGCCATCGGGGAAGAGGGGGGGATCACGATGGCGTTCGGTGAAGAGGGCATGCACTTCACTTCGATGTTGTACGGCGAGGAAGGGGGGCATTTTATCCCCTTGGGGTGATCCGCTGTCTCTCGCGAGGCTGTCCCAAAAGGGGCGTGAAACGGCCCGATGGGGACAGCCCCGATTTTTTGACGGTCGTCCATGAAGTGATGATTGTCTTGTAAACCTGAATCCGTGATATTTTGGCAGCGGGGATAGCGCCCTGCCGGCGGTCGCAAACCCGATCCTTGTCGCGCATAGCCAAGGCTTTGCGCGAGAAACGCTTTCGGAGAACGAACGATCCGATGATTTTACTCGTTGATGGAGAGCATCGAGAAGACATGCTGGTTCAAAGCTCACGGTCGAATGAGGGGATTCAAGGGATGCCATACCCGCGGCCCTCCCCAGCAGGGCCGAAAGACGTCCCGCATCTTACTCAGAGGGCTCCAAGATGGCATCCGTTCCGTCATGGCTGTCCAATTGACTCGCGAAGCTCCCGATCCGGCGAATGTAGCTGGCAAAAGCTCTCTCCTTTTGCCTGCGCATCAGTCGCTCCAGTTCCTCGGCATCCCGTTTGCGCAGAGCTTGGACCATGGCCCGGTGTTCTTCCTGGGATGTGGGCATGGAATCCGGGGTTTGCACAAAGATCCAACGTGAACGGGCCGAACGTTCCCAGACGGTGATCACGATGCGAAAAAGCTCTTTCCAAGGCGAAAGCTCGTATAGGGAACGGTGAAATTCGTAGTTGAGGCGGCTGTACTGGGCCGTATTGTTCTGTTCGATACATTGATCCATTTCATCCACCAGCCGTTGAAGTCGCTCAACGTCTTCCTCCGTCACCCCCCTCACCGCTGTACGCGCCAAAATCGGTTCCAATGCCAGGCGAATGGTGAACAACTCCTCCAACTCTTCCACCCGCACCGGCGCGACCCGGGCACCGACAAAAGGCGTGTTTTCCACCCAACCTTCAGCCTCCAACCGCCGTACGGCCTCTCGCACAGGTATCGGACTGGTGCCGAGTTCACGGGCGAGCTGGTCGACCACCAGGCGCTCTCCCGGGGCCATCTCTCCCGACAGGATGACTTCTTTCAGTTTTTCATAGACCCACTCGGAACGCGTAACTGGCATCCGCACTAGATATAACCTCTCTTTTGGACCGGTTTGGCCACTGGGCTTACGCTGTTCGCAGCCGTCCATATCATGCTTTCGTCTTGTTGACTCCCAAAACCTTCTTTTTCTATTTTGCAATGAAACCGGCAAGAACGCAATCATCCGACAAACCTCTCGGCGAAAGACCATCGATCGTGGCCGGCGCAGGATCACCGTTGGATGACGACAGTACCCAGCCATCCGAAATCGCCCCCGACCCGGCTTCCCGGATTCAGCACCAACGGCGCCGTCATCCCGCCGGTGAGAACCACCGATCCGGTCGGCACAGACCGCCCGAACCGGGCCAATTCCGCCGCCAGCCAGGAGACCGCCGCCAGCGGGCTTCCCATCACGGCCGTGCTCACGCCGGTGAACTCCTGACTGCCGTCACTCAATGTCACCCTCAGGCTCTCGAAGGAGACACCGGCGGGGTCCTGCCACTCGCCCAGCACGACTCCGGCCGCCGACGAGTTATCGGCCGTATTATCGAGAAACGTGAATCGAAAGTCTCGGTACCGGGAATCGACGATTTCCAGTGCGGGCGCCACCCCTGTGACCGCAGCAGCCACCTGATCTCGACTCAACTCGGCGCCTGACAACTCGCGTCCGAGACGCAGGGCAATCTCCGGCTCCACCCGCGGGTGAATCCACTCATCCCGTCCTTTTGCGGGTGAAACCTGCACCATGCTCGCCGTCAGAATGCCGTAATTGGGATACCCGATACCCATGGCACGGCGCATCTCCTCGCTGGTGAACCCCAGTTTAAACCCGATGGGACGGTCTCCGGCAGCGAGGTGGAACTCGATCAGTTGATCCTGGATGGCATACGCATCATTCACCGTCATTTCCGGCCACTCCGTCGTCAGCGGCGAAATCGTCCGCCGCTGACAGCGCGCCTCCCACAGCCGCCGCGCCATCTCCCGATGTCGTGGCCCCAAAGCCCCCACGTTCCTCCGCCCCCTCCTCATTGCATGAATAGGATTTCTCCACCATCCACCATGGAGATGAAGCCGCGCGGGCCGCAAAGCCCACGGGTCCTCTCTCCTGCCAAAACGGGTACCGTCCGTGCGGTTTGGCACCGATACGGTGCGATGCGCCTCACACTTTTCTGATGGATAACGCAATCATCAACACCGCACCGATCACGCCCAGCCCAACAAGAAAGAACAACCCCCCGTTATACGAACCGCCGCTCAACTGGATGAAATATCCGATGATCGTTGGGACGAAGGCCGAAAAAATCTGTGAGACGCCGTTCATCACTCCGGCGGCCGCGCCGACGTCACCCCGGGGTCAACCGTTGCAAAATCGCCCAGAAAGACGAGATGCCGATCCCGATGCTCCCGACGCCCAGTGCGAGAAAATACGCACTCATCCGATGGTCCGTGACACTCGCGGCGGGCCAGATCGACACGGACGCCAGGATGAGCGCGACCGCCACAAACGGTGCACGATGTTTGGCGCGATCGGACACGGAACCGAACACCAGGACAAAAACGCTGCCGACAAGATAAGGCAAGGAAGCGAAAACACCAAAATCCGAAAATGAAAAGTGCCGGATGTCTTGAAGATATTCTGGCAACCATGCGATCATGCCGAACGTTTTTGGCGCCCATCCTTTCGCCGGCGCGCCCCAAAAGGAGATTCGCGATTCCATATGCGAGTAAAAACGCCGTATTTAACAATCCGGATTCTAACTGAATTCAAGAGCTCGGCGCGCCTCATTGCAGACCAAGGGCTCCGGATCCCTCAACAGCCGTTCGGCTTCCTGCCGTCCTCCCACGCGAACCGCCGCCCAGGAGGCGGTCGCACGGACCAGAGGGCTCGGATCCTCACATCCCATCCGAATGAGGGGGAGATAAGCCGAATCACGTGTATTGCCCAGCACAATGAGCGCATTGCGTGCCATTCGGGGCCGACCCGCCCGTTCAAAGGCACTTTGGGCATATTTTTGCGCAAACATGTGAATGGGCAGCGTAAGAAAATCCGACAAATCAGGATGGGCGAGTTCCGGTTCGGGCTCGTACCCTTCCCAAAA is from Kyrpidia tusciae DSM 2912 and encodes:
- a CDS encoding 2-keto-4-pentenoate hydratase, with the protein product MGALGPRHREMARRLWEARCQRRTISPLTTEWPEMTVNDAYAIQDQLIEFHLAAGDRPIGFKLGFTSEEMRRAMGIGYPNYGILTASMVQVSPAKGRDEWIHPRVEPEIALRLGRELSGAELSRDQVAAAVTGVAPALEIVDSRYRDFRFTFLDNTADNSSAAGVVLGEWQDPAGVSFESLRVTLSDGSQEFTGVSTAVMGSPLAAVSWLAAELARFGRSVPTGSVVLTGGMTAPLVLNPGSRVGGDFGWLGTVVIQR
- a CDS encoding MFS transporter — protein: MESRISFWGAPAKGWAPKTFGMIAWLPEYLQDIRHFSFSDFGVFASLPYLVGSVFVLVFGSVSDRAKHRAPFVAVALILASVSIWPAASVTDHRMSAYFLALGVGSIGIGISSFWAILQRLTPG
- a CDS encoding ATP-grasp domain-containing protein, translated to MAKKRVGIIGSPLERHCIYLAREIENQGAQAVVLNTAPNIPFPLTLEAGLEEVGPDPGSGERGRMVPQSREEYAGIDLWEIGAFFLRVFFLPTPAFDPDVEALKEGGYVEYVAQRERYAAWLSWLKWLSETDRVLVNPVDTLLIHFAKPFQIERLRRAGIPVPRTLVTGDGETVRAFAAEREVVYKPVAGGALCRRLTREDLKPERLERLAGAPVLFQEYIPGEDIRVFVLGDRVIGAFRIEGEGLDYRGGAHRVEAVDIDKDIARASTAACRALGLLFSGVDVKRRPDGSWVILECNPAPMFEGFDTVASPTIVSQVARYLIEAARG
- a CDS encoding GntR family transcriptional regulator, producing MPVTRSEWVYEKLKEVILSGEMAPGERLVVDQLARELGTSPIPVREAVRRLEAEGWVENTPFVGARVAPVRVEELEELFTIRLALEPILARTAVRGVTEEDVERLQRLVDEMDQCIEQNNTAQYSRLNYEFHRSLYELSPWKELFRIVITVWERSARSRWIFVQTPDSMPTSQEEHRAMVQALRKRDAEELERLMRRQKERAFASYIRRIGSFASQLDSHDGTDAILEPSE